The following coding sequences lie in one Arabidopsis thaliana chromosome 3, partial sequence genomic window:
- a CDS encoding Tetratricopeptide repeat (TPR)-like superfamily protein (Tetratricopeptide repeat (TPR)-like superfamily protein; CONTAINS InterPro DOMAIN/s: Pentatricopeptide repeat (InterPro:IPR002885); BEST Arabidopsis thaliana protein match is: Pentatricopeptide repeat (PPR) superfamily protein (TAIR:AT4G13650.1); Has 42839 Blast hits to 13577 proteins in 243 species: Archae - 0; Bacteria - 0; Metazoa - 52; Fungi - 90; Plants - 42162; Viruses - 0; Other Eukaryotes - 535 (source: NCBI BLink).) has protein sequence MIPNQRQNLVSILRVCTRKGLSDQGGQVHCYLLKSGSGLNLITSNYLIDMYCKCREPLMAYKVFDSMPERNVVSWSALMSGHVLNGDLKGSLSLFSEMGRQGIYPNEFTFSTNLKACGLLNALEKGLQIHGFCLKIGFEMMVEVGNSLVDMYSKCGRINEAEKVFRRIVDRSLISWNAMIAGFVHAGYGSKALDTFGMMQEANIKERPDEFTLTSLLKACSSTGMIYAGKQIHGFLVRSGFHCPSSATITGSLVDLYVKCGYLFSARKAFDQIKEKTMISWSSLILGYAQEGEFVEAMGLFKRLQELNSQIDSFALSSIIGVFADFALLRQGKQMQALAVKLPSGLETSVLNSVVDMYLKCGLVDEAEKCFAEMQLKDVISWTVVITGYGKHGLGKKSVRIFYEMLRHNIEPDEVCYLAVLSACSHSGMIKEGEELFSKLLETHGIKPRVEHYACVVDLLGRAGRLKEAKHLIDTMPIKPNVGIWQTLLSLCRVHGDIELGKEVGKILLRIDAKNPANYVMMSNLYGQAGYWNEQGNARELGNIKGLKKEAGMSWVEIEREVHFFRSGEDSHPLTPVIQETLKEAERRLREELGYVYGLKHELHDIDDESKEENLRAHSEKLAIGLALATGGLNQKGKTIRVFKNLRVCVDCHEFIKGLSKITKIAYVVRDAVRFHSFEDGCCSCGDYW, from the coding sequence ATGATCCCGAATCAGAGACAAAACCTTGTTAGTATCTTGCGAGTTTGCACAAGGAAGGGGCTTTCTGATCAAGGAGGTCAAGTTCATTGTTATCTTCTCAAGTCTGGATCAGGGTTGAATTTGATTACGAGCAACTATCTTATCGATATGTATTGTAAATGCAGAGAACCGTTGATGGCTTACAAGGTGTTCGACAGTATGCCTGAGAGAAATGTTGTTTCATGGTCGGCTCTAATGAGTGGACATGTACTTAATGGTGACCTTAAGGGATCATTGTCTCTTTTCAGTGAAATGGGGCGTCAGGGTATTTACCCAAACGAGTTCACTTTCTCGACGAATCTAAAAGCTTGTGGTTTGCTTAACGCGCTTGAAAAGGGGTTGCAGATTCatgggttttgtttgaagattggttttgaaatgatGGTTGAAGTGGGCAATTCTTTGGTTGACATGTATTCAAAATGTGGGAGAATCAATGAAGCTGAGAAAGTGTTTCGTCGGATTGTGGATAGGAGTTTGATAAGCTGGAATGCGATGATTGCTGGATTTGTACATGCGGGTTATGGTAGTAAAGCTTTGGATACGTTTGGGATGATGCAAGAGGCAAATATAAAGGAAAGGCCAGACGAGTTCACTTTGACTAGCTTGTTGAAGGCTTGCAGTAGTACTGGTATGATTTATGCAGGAAAACAGATACATGGTTTTCTAGTTAGGAGTGGGTTCCATTGTCCAAGTTCCGCAACCATCACCGGTTCTCTTGTTGATTTGTATGTCAAGTGTGGATATCTCTTTAGTGCTCGGAAAGCTTTTGATCAAATTAAGGAAAAGACAATGATCTCATGGAGTTCATTGATTCTTGGATATGCACAAGAGGGTGAATTCGTGGAGGCGATGGGTTTGTTTAAGCGACTACAGGAGCTAAACTCTCAGATTGACAGTTTTGCTCTTTCTAGCATCATTGGAGTCTTTGCTGATTTTGCCCTCTTGCGGCAAGGGAAGCAAATGCAAGCACTTGCTGTTAAACTTCCGTCTGGGTTAGAAACATCTGTTTTGAATTCAGTGGTGGACATGTATCTCAAGTGTGGATTAGTTGATGAGGCTGAGAAATGCTTTGCCGAAATGCAGTTGAAAGATGTGATCTCCTGGACTGTAGTGATCACTGGTTATGGGAAGCACGGGCTTGGCAAAAAATCTGTTAGAATTTTTTACGAAATGTTGAGACATAACATTGAGCCTGATGAGGTATGCTATTTAGCTGTACTCTCAGCTTGTAGCCATTCTGGTATGATCAAAGAAGGTGAAGAACTTTTTTCGAAGTTACTAGAGACACATGGAATCAAACCTAGGGTAGAACACTATGCATGTGTAGTTGATCTATTAGGAAGAGCTGGTCGTTTGAAGGAAGCTAAACATCTGATTGATACAATGCCGATAAAACCAAATGTCGGAATATGGCAAACACTTCTTAGCCTCTGTCGAGTACATGGGGACATCGAATTAGGGAAAGAAGTGGGTAAGATTCTTTTAAGGATCGATGCAAAGAATCCTGCAAATTACGTGATGATGTCCAACCTTTATGGGCAAGCCGGTTATTGGAACGAACAAGGGAACGCACGAGAGCTTGGGAATATAAAAGGGTTGAAGAAAGAAGCTGGTATGAGCTGGGTCgagattgagagagaggtACATTTTTTCCGTAGTGGAGAGGATTCACATCCTCTGACACCTGTGATCCAAGAAACTTTGAAAGAAGCTGAAAGAAGACTGAGAGAAGAATTGGGATATGTTTACGGCCTGAAACATGAGCTGCATGATATAGACGATGAGTCAAAGGAGGAGAACCTTAGAGCTCACAGCGAAAAGCTAGCGATTGGTCTGGCATTGGCAACAGGCGGGTTAAACCAGAAAGGAAAGACAATAAGAGTGTTCAAGAACTTGAGAGTATGCGTAGATTGTCATGAGTTCATCAAGGGGTTGTCTAAAATCACGAAGATAGCGTACGTTGTGAGAGATGCTGTTCGGTTTCACAGTTTTGAAGATGGTTGTTGTTCCTGTGGAGATTACTGGTGA
- a CDS encoding P-loop containing nucleoside triphosphate hydrolases superfamily protein (P-loop containing nucleoside triphosphate hydrolases superfamily protein; FUNCTIONS IN: nucleoside-triphosphatase activity, ATPase activity, nucleotide binding, ATP binding; EXPRESSED IN: 22 plant structures; EXPRESSED DURING: 13 growth stages; CONTAINS InterPro DOMAIN/s: ATPase, AAA-type, core (InterPro:IPR003959), ATPase, AAA+ type, core (InterPro:IPR003593), ATPase, AAA-type, conserved site (InterPro:IPR003960); BEST Arabidopsis thaliana protein match is: cell division cycle protein 48-related / CDC48-related (TAIR:AT1G05910.1); Has 80986 Blast hits to 58843 proteins in 3591 species: Archae - 1718; Bacteria - 20912; Metazoa - 22400; Fungi - 8848; Plants - 5536; Viruses - 480; Other Eukaryotes - 21092 (source: NCBI BLink).) — MKSSHEVTKNHSGSPSGKKSKKLAAICEEEYKKNHGESQDRDGGSGLACADSELRRSSRVRKIPSILDASPPPPKKRQRFNKSSSSIEKGKRNEDGDSDAPDGWKSRLRSRRKKNVGFQASGRQRRVVKGKRKLVFRNRACELSEKAEASDREEEKGALKGGKLNKAKKPVDVKESESSEDGGKESDTSNSEDVQKESDTSNSEDESASESEESMQADSAAREKYQEKKATKRSVFLESENEAEVDRTETESEDGTDSTDNEIDDSDEEGESETQCSAEKTGSETEANVEEMRADTNVTMEAVQNESRNQMEELENEIEMGVEDEKKEMSVIVSESGNGTGIREDENKEMDVIVSESGNGTGILEGENKKMEVMVSGSGNGTGIREDDSDFAAKVKNREGDTLHPELLGEASTEINESLKQNDDIGEQGVSRTPSNNKTKEHNEFLDRGGESVEMPDELPIQNETCKKAVDSVSTSSDRLGKPLFKQTRRCGLCGVGTDGKLPKKLMQDNGDSDVEAPSGSSSSEEQKYDILDGFGDDPGWLGRLLGPINDRYGISGTWVHQNCAVWSPEVYFAGVGCLKNIRAALFRGRSLKCTRCDRPGATTGCRPCARANGCIFDHRKFLIACTDHRHHFQPHGRQCQVRMTKMKTKRMRLEMKKHSNDAWRKDVEAEEKWFEKCGEDEEFLKRESKRLHRDLLRVAPEYIGGSDSESGKAFEGWDSVAGLEGVTQCMKEVVLIPLLYPEFFDNLGLTPPRGILLHGHPGTGKTLVVRALIGSLARGNRRIAYFARKGADCLGKYVGDAERQLRLLFQVAEKCQPSIIFFDEIDGLAPKRSRQQDQTHSSVVSTLLALLDGLKSRGSVVVIGATNYPDAIDPALRRPGRFDREIYFPLPSVDDRAAIISLHTRKWPKPVSGYLLKWIAKETAGFAGADIQALCTQAAMIALNRSFPLQESLAAAELGVSSSNRAALPSFSVEERDWLEALSRSPPPCSRRGAGIAASDIFSSPLPTYLVPSLLPPLCSLLVALHLDERIFLPPLLSKAAVDVQNVIRSALSDKKITEGCWWSHVDTLLHEVDVVKDIVQRLSCTGILDGGCDLVGSVASIPGTGDCSLGSAKFMVPRVCRHPGVLGNASVESTSKSGFQLLIAGGPKSGQRHLASCVLHCFIGNAEMLKIDTATISQEGNGDLVLGVTHLLIKCASKKSCVVFMPRVDLWAVKTETPLNEEVECDDDSVQENCSEMGEEKALQNGVRVSHAWNTFFEQVETLRVSTKMMILATSGMPYKLLPPKIQQFFKTDLSKECQPTMSEAVPQFNVQVVESSDQDIAIDLSATELLRRAIQVFLHLVHQGSHTHCGLKKKYKGEDLDQGCRDAAPQNNTDHRAGEEAVVKSKRLDDGSLKVPPLPININVKPKSSLQLAVSTFGYQILQYPQFAELCWVTSKLKEGPSADVSGPWRGWPFNSCITRPCNSSEQTITSSDSNNVKGKDSTGIVRGLTAVGLSAYRGTYISLREVSFEVRKVLELLVGRISVKINAGKDRCRYIRILSQVAYLEDLVNSWVYAMRSFESTTQTESTNPLPCSVVNPSVRNEPTEQGTSDQLKGSEEDLKEDTQNMNCPDPIASSNLTDNHQPVVEIANGHNGTNHESFLEDTGHLTTHSTDGLTLVKENVDVISDTEMMIEDSGVNPFRQAVLLDLNSPAADHEQNETPHGSCEVETTGTVISLQEKADSLDNPNGSGDSNSISLEDPHKSADSNNGKAWDGVHGLESANNMPEPVEQVETTGRTNPQDDPSLVCLYRCCSQCVSILQDSMHKLVTRELRLGRSSITTEGIHDAVSSLSVELISAVRKFISVKNNGTMQEAKVKDHEECPENEACFCKRLSGNFLASVECCSHSAEMQGSLDEGNTYRRPKTWLEPVFVFKDGILVPVSTEDDRSLHCKYDSFCLGSLIELIATEMKPF, encoded by the exons ATGAAATCATCGCATGAGGTTACAAAGAATCATTCGGGTTCTCCTTCTGGGAAGAAAAGTAAGAAGCTTGCTGCAATATGTGAGGAGGAATACAAGAAAAATCATGGAGAGTCCCAGGACAGAGATGGTGGGTCTGGGTTAGCTTGTGCTGACTCTGAACTTCGGCGGAGCTCTAGGGTCAGGAAGATTCCGTCCATCCTGGATGCTTCTCCTCCGCCACCAAAGAAAAGGCAGCGTTTTAATAAGAGTTCCAGTAGTATAGAGAAAGGGAAGAGAAATGAGGATGGAGATTCGGATGCCCCGGATGGTTGGAAATCCAGGTTGAGGtcaaggaggaagaagaacgtTGGTTTCCAAGCGAGTGGGAGACAGAGACGTGTGGTAAAGGGGAAAAGGAAGCTCGTTTTCAGAAACCGTGCCTGTGAGTTGAGTGAAAAAGCAGAGGCAAGTGACAGGGAAGAGGAAAAAGGAGCCCTTAAAGGTGGGAAGCTGAATAAAGCAAAAAAGCCAGTGGATGTTAAGGAATCAGAAAGTTCGGAAGATGGGGGAAAAGAGTCTGATACCAGTAATTCGGAAGATGTGCAAAAGGAGTCTGATACCAGTAATTCGGAAGATGAGAGTGCTAGCGAGTCAGAGGAATCAATGCAGGCTGACAGTGCAGCTAGAGAGAAATACCAGGAGAAGAAGGCTACCAAAAGATCCGTTTTTTTAGAGAGTGAGAATGAAGCTGAAGTTGATAGAACGGAGACTGAGAGCGAGGATGGAACAGACAGCACTGACAATGAGATTGATGATAGTGATGAAGAGGGGGAAAGTGAGACACAATGTAGTGCAGAGAAGACAGGAAGTGAGACTGAAGCTAATGTGGAGGAAATGAGAGCTGATACTAATGTTACAATGGAAGCAGTACAAAATGAAAGTCGGAATCAAATGGAAGAATTGGAAAATGAGATTGAGATGGGAGttgaagatgagaagaaggagatgagtGTGATTGTTTCGGAAAGTGGAAATGGCACTGGTATACGAGAAGATGAGAATAAGGAGATGGATGTAATTGTTTCGGAAAGTGGAAATGGCACTGGTATACTAGAAGGTGAGAATAAGAAGATGGAAGTAATGGTTTCGGGGAGTGGAAATGGCACTGGTATACGAGAAGATGATAGTGATTTTGCTGCTAAAGTTAAGAACAGAGAAGGAGATACTTTACATCCTGAACTACTTGGCGAAGCTAGCACCGAGATTAATGAGAGTTTGAAGCAGAATGATGATATCGGAGAGCAAGGTGTTTCTAGAACACCATCTAATAATAAGACCAAGGAACATAATGAGTTTCTTGATAGAGGGGGTGAAAGTGTGGAAATGCCTGACGAGTTACCTATTCAGAATGAAACGTGCAAGAAGGCAGTTGACTCAGTTTCCACTTCATCAGATAGACTAGGTAAACCTCTCTTCAAACAAACCAGACGCTGTGGTTTATGTGGAGTGGGTACTGATGGCAAACTTCCGAAGAAGTTGATGCAAGATAATGGTGACAGTGACGTAGAGGCACCTAGCGGGTCTTCATCTTCAGAGGAGCAAAAGTATGACATATTGGATGGTTTTGGGGATGATCCTGGATGGCTTGGCCGTCTCTTGGGCCCTATAAACGATCGTTATGGAATTTCTGGAACTTGGGTTCATCAGAACTGTGCCGTATGGAGTCCCGAG GTTTATTTTGCTGGTGTAGGATGCTTAAAGAATATAAGGGCAGCACTTTTCAGAGGGAGGTCATTAAAATGCACTCGCTGTGATAGACCTGGGGCAACCACTGGCTGTCGG CCTTGTGCACGAGCTAATGGTTGCATCTTTGATCACCGTAAATTTCTCATTGCTTGCACAGACCATAGACATCATTTCCAACCCCATGGTCGCCAATGTCAAGTCAGAATGACGAAGATGAAAACCAAGAGGATGCGattggagatgaagaagcacTCAAATGATGCCTGGCGCAAGGATGTGGAAGCGGAAGAAAAGTGGTTTGAGAAATGtggtgaagatgaagaatttttaaaacgtGAAAGCAAGAGACTGCATCGAGATCTATTAAGAGTTGCTCCTGAGTATATTGGAGGTTCTGATTCTGAGAGTGGAAAGGCATTTGAGGGATGGGACTCTGTTGCTGGGCTTGAAGGTGTAACTCAATGTATGAAAGAGGTTGTTCTTATACCCTTACTATATCCAGAATTCTTTGATAACCTTGGACTTACACCTCCAAGAGGCATCCTCTTACATGGACATCCTGGAACTGGGAAAACTCTTGTGGTTCGAGCGCTGATCGGTTCCCTTGCTCGTGGGAATAGACGGATTGCCTACTTTGCTCGCAAAGGGGCAGACTGTTTGGGAAAATATGTTGGTGATGCTGAGCGCCAGTTGAGGCTCTTGTTTCAGGTCGCTGAAAAATGCCAACCATCCATCatattttttgatgaaatagaTGGTCTCGCTCCAAAGCGGTCAAGGCAGCAAGATCAAACTCATAGCTCCGTTGTATCCACATTACTGGCTTTACTAGATGGCTTAAAGTCACGTGGCTCAGTGGTGGTCATAGGTGCAACCAACTACCCTGATGCTATTGACCCAGCATTAAGGAGGCCTGGGAGGTTTGATAGGGAGATCTATTTTCCACTACCATCAGTCGACGATAGGGCTGCAATCATCTCACTCCACACTAGGAAATGGCCTAAGCCGGTGTCTGGATACTTGCTCAAGTGGATTGCTAAAGAAACTGCCGGTTTTGCTGGTGCTGATATACAAGCTCTCTGCACACAAGCTGCCATGATTGCCTTAAATAGGAGTTTCCCTTTACAAGAATCTTTGGCCGCTGCAGAGTTGGGAGTGTCTAGCAGTAATCGTGCTGCTCTTCCATCCTTCTCagttgaagaaagagattggTTGGAAGCTTTATCCCGCTCTCCACCCCCATGTTCACGTAGAGGAGCAGGAATAGCAGCTAgtgatatattttcttctccgCTTCCTACTTACTTGGTACCTTCTTTATTGCCGCCATTATGTTCTTTACTTGTTGCTCTTCATCTTGATGAACGTATCTTCCTACCACCTCTTCTTTCCAAAGCTGCGGTTGATGTCCAAAATGTGATCCGTTCTGCTTTGAGCGACAAGAAGATAACTGAGGGTTGTTGGTGGTCTCATGTTGATACCCTTCTCCATGAAGTAGATGTTGTAAAGGATATAGTACAAAGACTTTCTTGTACTGGGATACTGGATGGAGGATGTGACTTGGTTGGATCTGTTGCAAGCATTCCTGGTACTGGCGACTGTAGTTTGGGTTCTGCAAAATTCATGGTACCTAGAGTCTGCAGACATCCTGGGGTTTTGGGGAATGCCTCTGTAGAATCAACGAGCAAGTCAGGGTTCCAACTACTTATTGCTGGAGGACCTAAATCTGGTCAACGACATCTTGCTTCTTGTGTCTTGCATTGTTTTATTGGTAATGCAGAGATGCTAAAGATAGACACAGCAACAATTTCACAAGAAGGAAATGGGGATCTGGTGCTAGGTGTAACTCACTTATTAA TTAAATGTGCTAGCAAGAAATCATGTGTGGTATTCATGCCAAGGGTTGACTTGTGGGCTGTAAAGACAGAAACTCCTCTGAATGAAGAGGTCGAgtgtgatgatgattctgTACAGGAAAATTGTTCAGAAATGGGAGAGGAAAAGGCATTGCAGAATGGTGTTCGAGTTTCACATGCTTGGAACACATTTTTTGAGCAAGTAGAAACGCTGCGAGTTTCCacaaagatgatgattctG GCTACTTCTGGCATGCCCTACAAACTCCTGCCTCCTAAGATACAACAGTTCTTTAAGACTGACCTATCAAAGGAGTGTCAGCCAACTATGTCTGAGGCTGTTCCACAATTCAATGTACAAGTTGTTGAAAGTTCTGACCAGGATATAGCCATTGACCTGTCTGCTACTGAGTTGTTAAGGCGGGCAATCCAAGTATTTCTTCATTTGGTGCATCAGGGATCCCATACTCACTGTGGCTTAAAGAAGAAATACAAAGGAGAGGATCTTGACCAGGGTTGCAGAGATGCAGCTCCTCAGAATAATACTGATCACAGAGCAGGGGAAGAAGCAGTTGTTAAATCAAAACGTCTTGATGATGGTTCTTTAAAAGTTCCACCATTACCTATCAACATCAAtgtgaaaccaaaatcaagCCTGCAGTTAGCTGTCTCCACATTTGGTTATCAAATACTACAGTATCCTCAATTTGCTGAACTTTGCTGGGTGACATCAAAGCTTAAGGAAGGGCCAAGTGCAGATGTTTCTGGTCCTTGGAGGGGATGGCCATTTAATTCGTGTATCACTCGCCCTTGTAATTCCTCGGAGCAGACTATTACTTCTTCCGATTCCAACAATGTTAAAGGAAAAGATTCCACTGGAATTGTCAGAGGTCTTACTGCTGTTGGATTATCAGCGTATAGAGGAACCTATATATCGCTGAGGGAAGTCTCATTTGAGGTACGGAAAGTTCTGGAGCTCTTAGTTGGACGGATCAGTGTTAAAATTAATGCTGGAAAGGACAGATGTCGATATATTCGAATTTTGTCTCAAGTTGCTTATCTGGAAGATCTGGTTAATAGTTGGGTATACGCGATGCGAAG TTTCGAATCAACCACTCAAACAGAGTCAACGAATCCATTACCTTGTTCTGTAGTCAATCCATCAGTGAGGAATGAGCCAACTGAGCAAGGAACATCTGATCAATTAAAAGGGTCAGAAGAAGACCTGAAAGAAGATACCCAAAACATGAATTGTCCAGACCCTATAGCATCTAGTAATCTTACCGACAATCATCAGCCAGTTGTAGAGATTGCAAATGGTCATAATGGAACAAATCATGAATCTTTTCTTGAAGATACTGGACATCTTACAACCCACAGTACGGATGGCTTAACTTTGGTCAAAGAGAATGTTGATGTTATTTCAGATACTGAAATGATGATTGAGGATTCAGGAGTGAATCCCTTTCGGCAGGCTGTTCTCCTTGATCTTAACTCTCCTGCAGCTGACCATGAACAGAATGAAACTCCACATGGATCATGCGAGGTAGAAACTACAGGAACAGTAATTTCTTTGCAAGAAAAAGCTGATTCCCTAGACAATCCTAATGGATCTGGGGATTCCAATTCTATATCCCTGGAAGATCCCCACAAATCAGCTGACTCAAATAACGGTAAAGCCTGGGATGGAGTTCATGGATTAGAATCCGCAAACAACATGCCTGAACCagttgaacaagttgaaacGACTGGAAGAACCAATCCTCAGGATGACCCTAGCTTGGTGTGCTTGTACCGTTGCTGCTCCCAGTGCGTCTCCATCCTCCAAGATTCAATGCATAAATTAGTTACTCGCGAATTGAGACTTGGTAGGAGTTCCATCACAACAGAGGGTATACATGATGCGGTTTCTTCATTATCAGTGGAGCTTATTTCTGCTGTTAGAAAGTTCATCTCTGTGAAAAACAATGGTACCATGCAGGAAGCGAAGGTCAAAGATCATGAGGAATGTCCAGAAAACGAAGCATGTTTTTGCAAACGCTTATCCGGTAATTTTCTTGCCTCTGTCGAATGTTGCAGTCATTCTGCTGAAATGCAAGGGAGCTTAGATGAGGGAAATACATATCGAAGACCTAAGACTTGGCTTGAACCAGTATTCGTTTTCAAAGATGGAATATTGGTTCCGGTGAGTACTGAAGATGACCGCTCTTTGCATTGTAAATATGATAGTTTCTGCCTTGGTTCTCTCATAGAGTTAATTGCAACTGAGATGAAGCctttttga
- a CDS encoding Polynucleotidyl transferase, ribonuclease H-like superfamily protein: protein MLVRKQVMRNLNQLCNVCDLFDGMSERDWNLFIMDDPAHLEIFNHDCSKELRVAAADLERKKSQEFNFFLVIDLEGKVEILEFPILIVDAKTMEVVDLFHRFVRPTKMSEQAINKYIEGKYGELGVDRVWHDTAIPFKQVVEEFEVWLAEHDLWDKDTDWGLNDAAFVTCGNWDIKTKIPEQCVVSNINLPPYFMEWINLKDVYLNFYGREARGMVSMMRQCGIKLMGSHHLGIDDTKNITRVVQRMLSEGAVLKLTARRSKSNMRNVEFLFKNRIK, encoded by the exons ATGCTTGTTCGAAAACAAGTGATGCGAAATTTGAATCAACTATGCAATGTCTGCGACCTGTTCGATGGAATGTCTGAACGAGATTGGAACTTGTTTATT ATGGATGATCCTGCCCATTTGGAGATTTTTAACCACGATTGTTCAAAGGAACTTCGAGTGGCTGCTGCTGATCTTGAGAGAAAGAAGTCACaagaattcaattttttcttggttattGACTTGGAAGGAAAAGTTGAGATTCTTGAGTTTCCTATTTTGATCGTAGATGCCAAAACCATGGAAGTCGTAGACTTATTCCACAG GTTTGTAAGACCCACCAAAATGAGCGAGCAAGCAATTAACAAATACATCGAAGGCAAGTATGGGGAACTCGGGGTTGATCG TGTGTGGCATGACACAGCTATTCCATTTAAGCAAGTTGTTGAGGAGTTTGAAGTTTGGTTAGCTGAGCATGACTTGTGGGATAAAGATACAGATTGGGGTCTGAACGATGCAGCTTTTGTAACCTG TGGAAACTGGGatataaagacaaagattCCTGAGCAATGCGTAGTTTCAAACATCAATCTTCCGCCATATTTTATGGAGTGGATCAATCTCAAAGACGTCTACTTGAATTTCTATGGCCGTGAG GCAAGAGGAATGGTGTCAATGATGAGGCAGTGTGGAATAAAACTCATGGGAAGCCACCATCTGGGCATTGATGACACAAAGAACATCACGAGGGTGGTGCAACGGATGCTCTCAGAAGGTGCAGTTCTCAAGCTCACAGCTCGAAGGAGCAAATCCAATATGAGAAACGTCGAGTTTCTCTTCAAGAACAGGATCAAGTAA
- a CDS encoding Polynucleotidyl transferase, ribonuclease H-like superfamily protein (Polynucleotidyl transferase, ribonuclease H-like superfamily protein; FUNCTIONS IN: exonuclease activity; LOCATED IN: intracellular, chloroplast; EXPRESSED IN: 14 plant structures; EXPRESSED DURING: 9 growth stages; CONTAINS InterPro DOMAIN/s: Exonuclease, RNase T/DNA polymerase III (InterPro:IPR013520); Has 576 Blast hits to 576 proteins in 123 species: Archae - 0; Bacteria - 44; Metazoa - 336; Fungi - 16; Plants - 80; Viruses - 0; Other Eukaryotes - 100 (source: NCBI BLink).) gives MASAFSAFRVSLSRISPFRDTRFSYPATLALAHTKRIMCNSSHSVSPSPSPSDFSSSSSSSSSSPSTFSLMETSENARWRPMCLYYTHGKCTKMDDPAHLEIFNHDCSKELRVAAADLERKKSQEFNFFLVIDLEGKVEILEFPILIVDAKTMEVVDLFHRFVRPTKMSEQAINKYIEGKYGELGVDRVWHDTAIPFKQVVEEFEVWLAEHDLWDKDTDWGLNDAAFVTCGNWDIKTKIPEQCVVSNINLPPYFMEWINLKDVYLNFYGREARGMVSMMRQCGIKLMGSHHLGIDDTKNITRVVQRMLSEGAVLKLTARRSKSNMRNVEFLFKNRIK, from the exons ATGGCGTCCGCATTCTCTGCATTTAGGGTTTCGTTGTCCAGAATCAGTCCTTTCCGTGATACCCGGTTCTCTTATCCCGCCACGTTGGCTTTAGCTCATACCAAACGAATCATGTGCAACTCTTCGCATTCTGTATCTCCATCTCCTTCTCCCTctgacttttcttcttcttcttcttcttcttcttcttctccttctacTTTTTCGTTAATGGAAACAAGTGAAAATGCAAGGTGGAGACCCATGTGCTTGTATTACACCCACGGAAAGTGTACAAAG ATGGATGATCCTGCCCATTTGGAGATTTTTAACCACGATTGTTCAAAGGAACTTCGAGTGGCTGCTGCTGATCTTGAGAGAAAGAAGTCACaagaattcaattttttcttggttattGACTTGGAAGGAAAAGTTGAGATTCTTGAGTTTCCTATTTTGATCGTAGATGCCAAAACCATGGAAGTCGTAGACTTATTCCACAG GTTTGTAAGACCCACCAAAATGAGCGAGCAAGCAATTAACAAATACATCGAAGGCAAGTATGGGGAACTCGGGGTTGATCG TGTGTGGCATGACACAGCTATTCCATTTAAGCAAGTTGTTGAGGAGTTTGAAGTTTGGTTAGCTGAGCATGACTTGTGGGATAAAGATACAGATTGGGGTCTGAACGATGCAGCTTTTGTAACCTG TGGAAACTGGGatataaagacaaagattCCTGAGCAATGCGTAGTTTCAAACATCAATCTTCCGCCATATTTTATGGAGTGGATCAATCTCAAAGACGTCTACTTGAATTTCTATGGCCGTGAG GCAAGAGGAATGGTGTCAATGATGAGGCAGTGTGGAATAAAACTCATGGGAAGCCACCATCTGGGCATTGATGACACAAAGAACATCACGAGGGTGGTGCAACGGATGCTCTCAGAAGGTGCAGTTCTCAAGCTCACAGCTCGAAGGAGCAAATCCAATATGAGAAACGTCGAGTTTCTCTTCAAGAACAGGATCAAGTAA